The proteins below are encoded in one region of Paraburkholderia phenazinium:
- a CDS encoding pilin — protein sequence MTVSLPNSSFRCVLLRRDDPAAGAPISDPGVQWPTRIARVSRKLGFTLIELMIVLAIVGVIAAYAIPAYQDYLARSRVGEGLSLATSARLAVAENAASGAAFGGGYAPPTATKNVESVHVDDDTGQITVVFTTRVAPSGSNTLVLVPSVPDNADTPTARIALVKGSAQPGTLTWECFAGGKLASSLPAPGAGPSPADPPTLPSNLAPPECRS from the coding sequence ATGACCGTTTCTCTCCCCAACTCTTCATTCCGTTGCGTGCTCTTGCGGCGCGACGACCCTGCTGCAGGCGCACCGATCTCCGACCCTGGCGTGCAATGGCCCACGCGGATCGCCCGGGTCAGCCGCAAGCTCGGCTTCACGTTGATCGAACTGATGATCGTGCTCGCGATTGTCGGGGTGATTGCGGCCTATGCCATCCCCGCGTATCAGGACTATCTGGCGCGCAGCCGGGTAGGCGAGGGCCTGTCGCTCGCCACGTCGGCGCGGCTCGCGGTGGCGGAAAACGCCGCCAGCGGCGCGGCGTTCGGGGGCGGTTATGCGCCGCCAACCGCCACGAAGAATGTGGAATCGGTCCATGTGGATGACGACACAGGTCAGATCACCGTGGTCTTCACCACGCGCGTCGCGCCGTCCGGCAGCAATACGCTGGTGCTGGTGCCGTCGGTGCCCGACAACGCCGATACGCCGACCGCCCGGATCGCGCTAGTCAAAGGCTCGGCCCAACCGGGGACGCTGACATGGGAGTGCTTTGCGGGTGGCAAGTTGGCTTCGTCACTGCCCGCGCCGGGCGCAGGCCCGAGCCCAGCGGATCCGCCGACGTTGCCGTCCAATCTGGCGCCGCCCGAATGCCGCAGTTGA
- a CDS encoding PglL family O-oligosaccharyltransferase, with the protein MPTPFARFLSLAILACALILPYAVVNHTYPIPTFYAEFTALTLYVLTSAAVVLLAWTERRRFEFESPTVALVPLLFGLLLVVQTFVLQVEQPSMNWLGAGYLLAAFMATHTGYTFSRVRMSEEVLRWAAYALIIGGLFAVFCQVIQVFHLETKVTPLVVAYNITVDRRPFGNMAQANHLATYIAFAMTGALFLVQTRRLPLILWALLSVVFAGGLALTVSRGPWLQMGVIVVAGFWMAFAEVRRNPVLRRSNREWLTPVALGVLFFVVNALVRWANVHYQLGLAESAADRFKDAGQIAPRLALWKYGWTMFKAHPLLGVGWGEFPRYQFDYVRSLGAVEIANNSHDIFLDLLGKTGLIGLAIVLLGLLAWLVRVVRAPHTAARVFGVALIGVLVMHALVEYPQQYMFFLLPAMFVFGLLETRSLRLVPSRVSFGVYAVVVLVGLAALYPVYRDYNRSEVLYYGSSPAQQYASDPSFLFGAWGEYGMATLLPMNAQDLARKLAMHRQALALLPGETVLRRYAVLQALSGDTNGAFDTVVRLKIFAEELKDWPSQQAYLYQLCDEQKSLAGFKAELIKLYGMPPKDVNQDDDDSDD; encoded by the coding sequence ATGCCCACCCCATTTGCGCGCTTTTTATCTCTGGCCATACTGGCTTGTGCGTTGATTCTGCCTTACGCAGTGGTCAACCATACCTATCCGATTCCGACCTTTTACGCGGAATTTACCGCGCTGACGCTGTATGTGTTGACCAGCGCGGCCGTGGTGCTGCTGGCCTGGACGGAGCGTCGCCGCTTCGAGTTTGAATCGCCCACGGTCGCGCTTGTGCCACTGCTGTTCGGCCTGTTGCTGGTGGTGCAGACGTTTGTGCTGCAGGTCGAGCAGCCGTCGATGAACTGGCTCGGTGCCGGTTATCTGCTGGCGGCCTTCATGGCGACCCACACCGGCTACACCTTCAGCCGGGTCAGGATGAGCGAGGAGGTGCTGCGCTGGGCCGCCTACGCGTTGATTATCGGCGGACTGTTTGCAGTGTTTTGCCAGGTGATCCAGGTGTTCCATCTGGAGACCAAGGTCACGCCGCTCGTGGTTGCGTACAACATCACGGTCGATCGCCGGCCGTTCGGCAACATGGCGCAGGCCAACCACCTCGCCACCTACATCGCCTTCGCGATGACCGGCGCCTTGTTCCTGGTACAGACGCGGCGGCTTCCGCTCATCCTGTGGGCGCTGCTGTCGGTGGTTTTTGCGGGCGGCCTTGCGTTGACCGTCTCACGTGGGCCGTGGTTGCAGATGGGCGTGATCGTCGTGGCTGGGTTCTGGATGGCCTTTGCCGAAGTCCGGCGCAATCCGGTTCTGCGGCGCAGTAACCGCGAATGGTTGACGCCAGTAGCGCTCGGCGTGTTGTTCTTCGTCGTGAACGCGCTGGTTCGTTGGGCCAATGTGCACTATCAGCTCGGTCTGGCCGAATCCGCTGCCGATCGTTTCAAGGATGCCGGTCAGATCGCGCCACGCCTTGCGCTATGGAAATACGGTTGGACGATGTTCAAGGCGCATCCGTTGCTCGGCGTTGGCTGGGGCGAGTTTCCGCGCTACCAGTTCGACTATGTGCGGTCGCTGGGCGCCGTCGAGATCGCTAACAACTCGCACGACATCTTCCTCGATCTGCTAGGTAAAACCGGCCTGATCGGCCTTGCGATCGTGCTGCTCGGCCTGCTGGCGTGGCTCGTGCGCGTGGTGCGTGCTCCGCACACGGCCGCTCGCGTGTTCGGCGTAGCGCTGATCGGCGTGCTGGTGATGCACGCGCTGGTCGAGTATCCGCAGCAGTACATGTTCTTCCTGCTGCCGGCGATGTTCGTGTTTGGCCTGCTGGAGACGCGCTCGTTGCGGCTGGTGCCGAGCCGCGTGTCGTTCGGCGTCTACGCGGTGGTCGTGCTCGTTGGATTGGCCGCGCTGTATCCGGTCTATCGCGACTACAACCGCTCGGAGGTGTTGTACTACGGCTCGAGTCCGGCGCAGCAATACGCCAGCGATCCATCGTTCCTGTTCGGTGCATGGGGCGAGTACGGGATGGCGACGCTGCTGCCGATGAACGCCCAGGATCTCGCTCGCAAGCTCGCCATGCACAGGCAGGCGCTCGCGTTGCTGCCGGGCGAAACGGTGTTGCGACGTTATGCGGTGCTGCAGGCGCTGAGCGGCGACACGAACGGCGCTTTCGACACCGTCGTGCGGTTGAAGATCTTCGCGGAAGAATTGAAGGATTGGCCGTCGCAACAGGCCTATCTGTATCAGCTGTGCGATGAGCAGAAGAGTCTCGCTGGCTTCAAGGCGGAACTGATCAAGCTGTACGGTATGCCGCCGAAAGACGTCAATCAGGATGACGACGATAGCGACGATTGA
- the moaC gene encoding cyclic pyranopterin monophosphate synthase MoaC, whose product MPELTHFDAAGQAHMVDVGAKQETKRIAIARGSIRMLPETFALIRDGNARKGDVIGIARIAAIQGAKRTADLIPLCHPLALTRVKVDFELDETLPGVHCTVQVETLGRTGVEMEALTAVQVGLLTVYDMCKAVDRGMTITDVKVLEKHGGKSGDWVAAAG is encoded by the coding sequence ATGCCTGAACTCACCCACTTCGACGCCGCCGGCCAGGCGCACATGGTGGATGTCGGCGCCAAGCAGGAAACCAAACGCATCGCTATCGCGCGCGGCTCGATCCGTATGCTGCCGGAGACATTTGCGCTCATCCGCGACGGCAACGCCAGGAAAGGCGATGTGATCGGCATCGCTCGCATCGCTGCGATCCAAGGAGCCAAGCGCACCGCCGATCTGATTCCGCTGTGTCATCCGCTAGCCCTTACCCGCGTCAAAGTGGATTTCGAACTCGACGAGACGCTGCCCGGCGTGCATTGCACGGTGCAGGTGGAAACGTTGGGGCGCACAGGCGTGGAGATGGAAGCACTGACCGCTGTACAGGTGGGACTGCTGACGGTCTACGACATGTGCAAGGCGGTGGACCGCGGCATGACGATCACCGATGTGAAAGTGCTGGAGAAGCACGGCGGGAAGTCTGGGGACTGGGTGGCAGCGGCTGGGTAA
- a CDS encoding DUF2946 family protein, with the protein MDDIVRQALAKWPNVPHCTGWLLLDRRGNWRMRDDEAQARGAPGEPIRHAALLAFINRNYEADAGGQWFFQNGPQRVYVELGYTPWVVRLGLNDGDGAKATLTLTDQAGNAFEPAAAYLDDEGGVLFTDTSTPPRIAVLHDHDLDLFSEHAELAANGDAGRFHWRDGMTLPLQPVARAEVAEQFGFVASPAQAAAPKNAAS; encoded by the coding sequence ATGGATGACATCGTTCGCCAGGCGCTCGCCAAATGGCCCAACGTGCCGCATTGCACTGGCTGGCTGCTGCTCGACCGGCGCGGCAACTGGCGCATGCGTGACGATGAGGCTCAGGCGCGCGGCGCGCCGGGAGAACCGATACGGCATGCGGCGTTGCTTGCCTTTATCAACCGGAACTACGAAGCGGATGCGGGCGGGCAGTGGTTCTTTCAGAACGGACCACAGCGGGTGTATGTGGAACTGGGTTATACGCCGTGGGTGGTGAGGCTTGGCCTCAATGATGGAGATGGCGCCAAGGCGACATTGACGCTGACTGATCAGGCCGGGAATGCGTTTGAGCCTGCCGCGGCTTATCTGGATGACGAGGGCGGTGTGCTGTTCACGGACACGTCAACGCCGCCGCGAATCGCCGTTTTGCATGACCACGATCTTGATCTGTTTTCCGAGCACGCCGAACTGGCCGCGAATGGCGACGCTGGGCGGTTCCATTGGCGTGACGGGATGACACTACCGTTGCAGCCGGTCGCACGCGCGGAGGTAGCCGAACAGTTTGGGTTTGTTGCAAGTCCCGCTCAGGCTGCGGCTCCGAAAAACGCGGCGTCATAG
- a CDS encoding hydrolase, with protein MSTTHNKTVSPATARAAAVETSVVEMFYRAPLWLPNSHVQTIVPALFARLPAVTYRRERWDTPDGDFIELDWLVHEADASGAWDNEEASSDVPLFVLFHGLEGSSNSHYARALMAAARERGWHGVVPHFRSCSGPLNLLPRFYHLADSAEVDWVLRRLRDVHRGPIVAAGVSLGGNVLLRWLGERREDASFLTAAAAISAPLDVHAGGQALSQGFGKVYTRNFLKTLKVKALQKLEQYPGLYDANAMLASRNMYEFDNIVTAPLHGFRNTDDYWTQATTRPLLPQITVPTLVLNARNDPFLPGAVLPGRHEVSAAIELDQPRHGGHVGFMTGPFPGRSDWLSRRVFNYLAPFVDHG; from the coding sequence ATGAGTACGACGCACAACAAGACCGTTTCTCCCGCAACCGCTCGCGCAGCGGCCGTCGAGACGAGCGTCGTCGAAATGTTCTACCGCGCTCCGCTCTGGCTGCCGAACAGCCACGTTCAGACCATTGTCCCGGCCCTCTTTGCACGACTTCCCGCGGTGACCTATCGACGCGAGCGCTGGGACACGCCGGATGGCGATTTCATCGAACTCGACTGGCTGGTGCATGAGGCAGATGCCTCGGGCGCCTGGGACAACGAAGAAGCCTCGTCCGACGTCCCGCTCTTCGTGCTGTTTCACGGCCTCGAGGGCAGTTCGAACTCCCACTATGCCCGCGCGTTGATGGCCGCGGCGCGTGAACGCGGATGGCACGGGGTTGTCCCGCACTTTCGCAGCTGCAGCGGACCGCTGAACCTGTTGCCGCGCTTTTATCACCTCGCCGATAGCGCCGAAGTGGACTGGGTCCTGCGGCGCCTTCGGGACGTGCATCGCGGGCCGATCGTCGCGGCAGGTGTTTCGCTGGGCGGCAATGTGTTGCTACGCTGGCTAGGCGAACGGCGCGAAGATGCCTCGTTTCTCACTGCCGCCGCGGCAATCTCCGCGCCGCTCGATGTGCATGCTGGCGGCCAGGCGCTATCACAGGGTTTCGGCAAGGTGTACACGCGCAACTTTCTGAAAACGCTAAAAGTGAAGGCGCTGCAGAAGCTCGAACAGTATCCGGGCCTGTACGACGCCAACGCGATGCTCGCAAGCCGCAACATGTACGAGTTCGACAACATCGTCACGGCCCCGCTGCACGGCTTTCGCAATACCGACGACTATTGGACTCAGGCGACCACACGGCCATTGCTGCCGCAGATCACGGTGCCTACGCTCGTGCTCAACGCGCGGAACGATCCGTTCCTGCCCGGCGCCGTGTTGCCGGGACGGCATGAAGTGTCGGCTGCGATCGAACTGGACCAGCCTCGGCACGGCGGCCACGTCGGCTTCATGACGGGTCCGTTTCCGGGGCGCAGCGACTGGCTGTCACGGCGCGTTTTCAACTACCTCGCCCCATTCGTCGACCATGGATGA
- a CDS encoding nuclear transport factor 2 family protein has translation MPRFAHIFEAAADTLNAYYQAVAEVNLESLMGLWIDEEFASYISADGSHLHGLDTIRAGLAVQLELNPVSIEPVDIRVYDSLGTVVYAIAEAHRPADPKVAPTMVFSTYVMVHERGEWKIAHIHASAMPNEAANQFAAKMRHGQGSLH, from the coding sequence ATGCCACGTTTTGCCCACATCTTCGAAGCCGCTGCGGATACTCTCAACGCCTATTACCAGGCGGTAGCAGAGGTCAATCTCGAGAGTTTGATGGGCCTGTGGATCGACGAGGAGTTTGCCAGCTACATCAGCGCCGACGGCTCGCACCTGCACGGTCTGGACACCATCCGCGCCGGCCTCGCCGTCCAGCTCGAACTCAATCCCGTGTCGATCGAACCGGTGGATATCCGCGTGTACGACAGCCTCGGCACCGTCGTGTATGCGATTGCGGAAGCGCACCGCCCGGCGGATCCGAAGGTCGCGCCCACCATGGTCTTCAGCACCTACGTAATGGTCCACGAGCGCGGCGAATGGAAGATCGCACATATCCACGCGAGTGCGATGCCGAACGAAGCGGCGAATCAGTTTGCTGCGAAAATGCGTCATGGTCAGGGGTCTTTGCACTGA
- the waaF gene encoding lipopolysaccharide heptosyltransferase II, with protein sequence MRRALVIAPNWIGDALMAQPLFSRLMKLHPRLAIDAVAPSWVAPVLERMPEIRDVHATDLAHGKLQMLRRWQLSSDLRDVGYDAAYVLPNSLKSALIPWMAGIPLRIGYTGESRYGLLNVRHSNPRKDARPPMVGHYAALAYKPDAKVPDDLPMPRLDADLNEASRVSARFNLDTRVPLLVFCPGAEYGPAKRWPPEHFAALAQIVGQSFPYTQIIALGSPKDAPLAQAIAERSPNVRNLCGQTALGEACALISRANAVVTNDSGLMHVAAALRRPLVAVYGSTDPRHTPPLSELAKVQWLHLECSPCFERECPLGHLNCLRQLSAEQVFGDLRGMLLAQR encoded by the coding sequence ATGCGTCGCGCGTTGGTTATCGCACCGAACTGGATCGGTGACGCATTGATGGCGCAGCCGTTGTTCTCGCGCCTCATGAAGCTGCATCCCCGCCTCGCGATCGACGCGGTTGCGCCCTCGTGGGTGGCGCCCGTGCTCGAACGCATGCCGGAGATCCGCGACGTCCATGCAACCGATCTCGCGCACGGCAAGCTGCAGATGTTGCGGCGCTGGCAGCTGTCCAGCGATCTGCGCGATGTCGGTTATGACGCGGCTTACGTGCTGCCGAATTCGCTCAAATCGGCGTTGATTCCGTGGATGGCGGGCATTCCGCTGCGCATCGGCTATACCGGCGAGAGCCGCTACGGCCTGCTCAACGTGCGCCATTCGAATCCGCGCAAGGACGCGCGTCCGCCGATGGTCGGCCACTACGCGGCGTTAGCCTATAAGCCGGACGCCAAAGTACCAGACGACCTGCCGATGCCGCGGCTCGACGCCGATCTGAACGAGGCGTCACGCGTGTCGGCCCGCTTCAATCTGGATACGCGGGTGCCGCTGCTGGTGTTTTGCCCTGGCGCGGAATACGGTCCGGCCAAGCGCTGGCCGCCGGAACACTTCGCGGCACTGGCGCAAATCGTCGGCCAGTCTTTCCCGTACACGCAAATCATCGCGCTCGGTTCGCCGAAAGACGCGCCGCTCGCCCAGGCGATCGCGGAACGCTCGCCCAACGTGCGCAACCTGTGCGGACAAACCGCGCTGGGCGAAGCGTGCGCGCTGATCTCACGCGCCAACGCCGTGGTCACCAACGATTCCGGTTTGATGCACGTGGCAGCGGCGCTGCGACGGCCGCTCGTGGCTGTCTACGGCTCGACCGATCCGCGCCACACGCCGCCATTGTCCGAGCTTGCGAAGGTACAATGGCTGCATCTCGAATGCAGTCCCTGTTTTGAGCGCGAGTGTCCGCTCGGTCATCTGAACTGCCTGCGGCAACTGAGCGCCGAACAGGTATTCGGCGACCTGCGCGGCATGCTCCTCGCGCAACGCTGA
- a CDS encoding zinc-finger domain-containing protein: MSEIKEMPLVELTAKDLPAYCPNPSMARWSAHPRVFIDVTHGEARCPYCGTRYKLRDGEVVKGH; this comes from the coding sequence ATGAGCGAAATCAAGGAAATGCCGCTGGTCGAACTGACGGCAAAAGACCTGCCCGCCTACTGTCCGAACCCGTCGATGGCACGCTGGAGCGCCCATCCGCGCGTGTTTATCGACGTGACGCACGGCGAAGCGCGCTGCCCATACTGCGGCACGCGCTACAAGCTGCGTGACGGCGAAGTGGTCAAAGGCCACTGA
- a CDS encoding branched-chain amino acid transaminase produces MSMADRDGKIWMDGKLIDWRDAKIHVLTHTLHYGMGVFEGVRAYKTANGTAIFRLQEHTKRLLNSAKIFQMDVPFDHETLAAAQREVVRENKLESCYLRPIIWVGSEKLGVSAKGNTIHVAIAAWPWGAYLGEDGLAKGIRVKTSSFTRHHVNVSMVRAKASGWYVNSILANQEATADGYDEALLLDVDGYVSEGSGENFFLVNNGKLYTPDLSSCLDGITRDTVITLAKDAGIEVIEKRITRDEVYTCDEAFFTGTAAEVTPIRELDNRTIGSGARGPITEKLQSGFFDIVNGKSEKYAHWLSKV; encoded by the coding sequence ATGTCAATGGCCGACCGCGACGGCAAGATCTGGATGGATGGCAAACTCATCGACTGGCGCGACGCCAAGATCCACGTCCTCACCCATACACTGCACTACGGCATGGGGGTTTTCGAAGGCGTGCGCGCCTACAAGACCGCTAACGGCACAGCCATTTTCCGTCTCCAGGAACACACCAAGCGTCTGCTGAATTCGGCCAAGATCTTCCAGATGGACGTGCCGTTCGACCACGAAACGCTCGCCGCAGCGCAACGCGAAGTGGTGCGCGAGAACAAGCTCGAATCCTGCTATCTGCGCCCGATCATCTGGGTCGGCTCGGAAAAGCTAGGTGTGTCGGCCAAGGGCAACACGATCCACGTGGCCATCGCCGCCTGGCCGTGGGGTGCCTATCTTGGCGAAGACGGCCTGGCGAAGGGCATCCGCGTGAAGACTTCGTCGTTCACGCGTCACCATGTGAACGTTTCCATGGTCCGCGCCAAGGCCTCGGGGTGGTATGTGAACTCGATCCTCGCCAACCAGGAAGCCACCGCCGACGGCTACGACGAAGCGCTCCTGCTCGACGTGGACGGCTATGTGTCGGAAGGCTCCGGCGAAAACTTCTTCCTCGTGAACAACGGCAAGCTGTACACGCCGGACCTCTCGTCGTGCCTGGACGGCATCACGCGCGACACGGTCATCACGCTGGCGAAAGATGCCGGCATCGAAGTGATCGAAAAGCGCATCACGCGCGACGAGGTCTATACCTGCGACGAAGCGTTCTTCACCGGCACCGCCGCTGAAGTCACGCCGATCCGCGAACTCGACAACCGCACGATCGGCTCCGGCGCACGCGGCCCGATCACGGAAAAGCTGCAAAGCGGCTTCTTCGACATTGTCAACGGCAAGAGCGAGAAGTACGCGCACTGGCTGAGCAAGGTCTAA
- a CDS encoding AzlC family ABC transporter permease: protein MLASLTDFQRRSFREGVRDYSPTLMAIFSWGLVTGIAMSKSALTLPQSLTMSLLCYAGSSQLAVLPLLAAKLPVWTVLLTAAMVNTRFVIFSAGLAPHFSYLPMWRRIVLGYFNGDVIYLLFQKKSFQTGYVPGKEPYYWGMASASWLSWQVSSIIGILLASLIPDNWGLALAGTLALIPVMVSAINSRATLVAVSVAGVVALLGFDLPYRLALPLAVIAAIVAGSAADLMVERADLRRIRNRAGDSPEGSP from the coding sequence ATGCTCGCCAGCCTGACCGATTTCCAGCGTCGTAGCTTTCGCGAAGGCGTGCGAGATTACTCACCCACGCTGATGGCGATCTTCTCGTGGGGGCTCGTCACGGGCATCGCGATGAGCAAATCGGCGCTCACGCTGCCGCAGTCGCTCACCATGTCGCTGCTCTGCTATGCTGGTTCGTCGCAACTGGCCGTGCTGCCGTTGCTCGCCGCCAAATTGCCGGTCTGGACCGTGCTGCTGACCGCCGCCATGGTGAATACGCGTTTTGTGATTTTCAGCGCAGGACTCGCACCGCATTTCTCCTATCTGCCCATGTGGCGCCGGATCGTCCTCGGTTATTTCAACGGCGACGTCATCTATCTGCTGTTCCAGAAGAAAAGCTTTCAGACCGGTTACGTGCCGGGCAAGGAGCCGTACTATTGGGGCATGGCGAGCGCGAGCTGGTTGTCCTGGCAGGTCTCGTCGATCATCGGCATTCTGCTCGCCAGCCTGATTCCGGATAACTGGGGTCTCGCGCTCGCGGGCACGCTGGCGCTGATTCCCGTGATGGTGTCGGCCATCAACAGCCGTGCAACACTGGTTGCCGTGAGCGTGGCCGGCGTCGTGGCGCTGCTGGGCTTCGATCTGCCGTACCGGCTGGCCTTGCCGCTTGCGGTGATTGCGGCGATTGTCGCCGGCAGCGCGGCGGATCTGATGGTCGAGCGCGCCGACCTGCGCCGCATCCGCAACCGCGCCGGGGATTCCCCGGAGGGTTCGCCATGA
- a CDS encoding AzlD domain-containing protein yields MTSTQIWIAIFGMMFVTTLTRALFLIGGERTVLPERLRRMLRYAPAAALAAVVLPDVLVTPDGLSFGLSNHEFYATLAGLGWFLWRRTMLGTIVVGMLTFTILRLVFH; encoded by the coding sequence ATGACCAGCACGCAAATCTGGATCGCCATCTTCGGCATGATGTTCGTCACGACATTGACGCGCGCGCTGTTCCTGATCGGCGGCGAGCGCACGGTTTTGCCGGAGCGCCTGCGGCGTATGTTGCGCTACGCGCCGGCTGCGGCGCTCGCTGCGGTTGTGCTTCCCGACGTGCTGGTCACTCCTGACGGACTGTCATTCGGGCTCTCCAACCACGAGTTTTACGCGACGCTCGCCGGGCTCGGCTGGTTCCTGTGGCGGCGCACGATGCTCGGCACGATTGTCGTCGGCATGCTGACTTTCACGATCCTCCGTCTTGTATTTCACTGA
- a CDS encoding phosphoglycerate kinase, whose product MNQVLRLSDLISEGKLSGKRVFIRADLNVPQDDQGNITEDTRIRASAPAIKAALDAGAAVMVTSHLGRPVEGDFKPEDSLAPVAKRLAELLGRDVPVVANWVENGVNVAPGQVVLLENCRVNKGEKKDSDELSQKMAKLCDIYVNDAFGTAHRAEATTHGIAKYAPVACAGPLLAAELEALGKALGAPKRPLVAIVAGSKVSTKLTILKSLAEKVDQLIVGGGIANTFMLAAGLKIGKSLAEADLVNEAKAIIDAAKARGASVPIPTDVVTAKEFSPTAKAEVKAVADVQDDDLILDIGPETAKALAAQLEKAGTIVWNGPVGVFEFDQFGNGTKTLADAIAKSPAFSIAGGGDTLAAIAKYGIHDKVSYISTGGGAFLEFLEGKKLPAVEVLESRA is encoded by the coding sequence ATGAACCAGGTACTGCGTCTCTCCGATCTGATCTCCGAAGGCAAGCTGTCCGGCAAACGCGTGTTTATCCGTGCCGATCTGAACGTTCCGCAGGACGATCAAGGCAACATCACCGAAGACACCCGCATCCGCGCCTCCGCGCCGGCCATCAAGGCCGCGCTCGACGCCGGCGCCGCCGTGATGGTGACCTCGCATCTGGGCCGTCCTGTCGAGGGCGATTTCAAGCCGGAAGACTCGCTCGCGCCGGTCGCGAAGCGTCTGGCCGAATTGCTCGGCCGCGACGTGCCGGTGGTGGCGAACTGGGTCGAAAACGGCGTGAACGTCGCGCCAGGCCAGGTCGTGCTGCTGGAAAACTGCCGCGTCAACAAGGGCGAAAAGAAGGATTCCGACGAGCTCTCGCAAAAGATGGCGAAGCTCTGCGACATCTACGTCAACGACGCGTTCGGCACTGCGCACCGCGCCGAAGCGACTACGCACGGCATCGCGAAGTACGCGCCTGTGGCTTGCGCAGGTCCGCTGCTCGCGGCTGAACTCGAAGCGCTCGGCAAGGCGCTCGGCGCGCCGAAGCGTCCGCTGGTGGCGATTGTCGCCGGCTCGAAGGTGTCCACCAAGCTGACCATTCTGAAGTCGCTGGCCGAGAAGGTCGATCAGTTGATCGTGGGCGGCGGCATCGCCAATACATTCATGCTGGCCGCCGGCCTGAAGATCGGCAAGTCGCTCGCCGAAGCGGATCTGGTGAACGAAGCCAAAGCCATCATCGACGCTGCGAAAGCACGCGGTGCCTCGGTGCCGATCCCGACTGACGTCGTCACGGCCAAGGAGTTCTCGCCAACCGCCAAGGCGGAAGTGAAGGCTGTAGCCGACGTGCAGGACGACGACCTGATTCTCGACATCGGACCGGAAACTGCCAAGGCGCTCGCCGCGCAACTGGAAAAAGCCGGCACGATTGTCTGGAACGGCCCGGTCGGTGTGTTCGAATTCGACCAGTTCGGCAACGGCACGAAGACGCTGGCGGATGCGATTGCCAAGTCGCCGGCGTTCTCGATTGCCGGTGGCGGCGACACGCTCGCGGCCATCGCCAAGTACGGCATCCACGACAAGGTCAGTTATATCTCGACGGGCGGCGGCGCGTTCCTCGAATTCCTCGAGGGCAAGAAGCTGCCGGCGGTCGAAGTCCTGGAATCGCGGGCTTAA